The Sesamum indicum cultivar Zhongzhi No. 13 linkage group LG9, S_indicum_v1.0, whole genome shotgun sequence genome segment GTCGTGTACCTGCAAttctttttatgtaaataatattttctgtggatcttttctttttctgaataAAGGTTTCAATTTGTGTGAGAGATGGAAGAGGAAAAGGTGGCTCAAGAGGGAAAGGTCTGTGAGAACCATTTGACTTCTGCTGCAGCTTTCGTGGAGGGAGGAATTCAAGAAGCATGTGACGATGCTTGCAGTATATGCCTTGAAGCTTTTTGTGATAGTGATCCTTCGACGGTATGTATGGGGGTTATCAATATGATTGTTGTGGATTGAGATTAACGTATGTCAACTGATTAAGTTTATTTCATCACAGTTGACTACTTGCAAGCACGAGTTTCACCTTCAATGCATCCTTGAATGGTACAAAACTTCACTTCCCTTACCCAAAAATTTTATCTTGGCCTTATTATTTTGTCTTGTTGGTTTTATGATGGCTGGTGATTTTTCGTATCCAGGGAAATTTTATGCGCATTTCTATTTTCGGTTGACTACTTGTGTTGAACAATTACATTCTTATGTTAAACGGACCATTTAGTTTTCCAGATGCAAGGAATGTATATTTCATTGTTTCAGGTTGTATTTTCTGAATTGACCTATAACATTCTGGTGTTTTTCGGTGTAATTGGAGAAGAGCTTCAAGAACTCTGCTCAAGAGAATAACTTGCTGGTTTATCATATGAGAGGGGAAGACAGATTGCATTTAAAGGCAAATCATTGTTTCTCTAGGTTTCCaataaagccaaaaaaaaaaaaagaaaaagaagaaagaaaggcAGCTAGCAACTCAAAAtatgccaaaatattatagCTTAATTTTGCAAACCTTCTGAATCTTGAGTGGGCACAACATGAACACATAAGCTGCTTTAAGATATTATGTAGCCTGTACTTCATGAGAAGTCCAGACAATaactattttcaaaatccTCTATCATGTTATAGGATCTGTTTTGGCATATCTGggcataattattttctcatatgTTGCTAATTTCAACAgcaataattttctcttatcatatttattttgcaatttcaaaTCCTTTTGGTTGAAGAAGATTTCTCTTGAGACAAAAGAGGAGATACATGGATCTGAGATACCTTGATAATCTCCTATGCTGAAAGCAACTTAACATACACATGGCCAAGAAATTGCTACATTTATCATttgccattttattttttaccagATCAAGAACTAGTATTTCAAAGGGGTTTGAACTTTTATTGCATGGagatattctttttcttttcccccaTCTTACTGTGTGTCACTAGAAATTGgtcataacaataaaatacatCTGTAGGTGCCAGAGAAGCTCCCAGTGCCCAATGTGTTGGCAACCCATCAGTTTGAAGGATCCAAGCGGGTATACCAATTCAGCTTGCCCCTGTTTAACTGTACCTTAGGTcttcttgcaatttttttttctgcagtTGCTCTTACTGTGCACCTGCTTTGCAGCCAGGAGTTGCTTGAAGCGGTGGAGCATGAGAGGAATGTGCGTATGAATCCACCTAGAAATACAACTATATTTCATCATCCAACCTTGGGAGACTTTGAGTTGCAGCATGTTCGTTTCTCCCTCTTATACTTTTCTACTTCTGACTTgtaataacttttttgttgAATGGCTAGACCGGACCTTCCTAACATAAGATAAATTTGCATTCTTGTCAGTTGCCAGTTAGTGCAAGTGAATCTGAACTTGAAGAGCGCATTATTCAGCACTTAGCTGCTGCCGCTGCAATGGGAAGGGCTCGTCAGCTTGCTAGGAGGGAAGGCCAGAGGAGCAGATCTTCTGCTCAAGGCCGTCCTCATTTTTTGGTGTTCTCCACTCATCCTAATGGAACTTCTACTACGTCGTCCGCTTCTTCTGTTGCTCAGAGGGATGGCACTGGGCCCCCTCCTGCAGTTATGATAGCTGCCCCAAATTCTCCATTTATTACTGTTGGAGAAGATTCTGCACAGTTTATCACACGGCCCTCTTCAGCCCAAGCTGATCAGCTTACCACTACAGCCTCAGGGTCGAGCCCGGGGACATATCAACAGGGAACATCCTCGAGCAATAGGTTTTTGTATTTACCGGTTATTTTTAGTCACTTTacctttaaaatattttctggtTGTTCATCAtgttcttattttgtttttctaggAGGTCACCTGCCCAGACTTCCCCTAGTAGTCAAGATAGAGCTGGACCATCAGATCTCCAGTCATTCTCAGAGTCTCTGAAATCTCGCCTTAGTGCATTGTCAACAAGGTACAAGTAGACCTTTCCCCTTATCTTGTTTGCCTTCAAGTTTGTTACTTTCGGACCATATTCTTTTCCTTGTTGCTGCCAACTTCATTAAAAGCAGAAGacagaagaggaaaaaggCAAGAAAATGATTATTGGGAAAATGTAGCCTGTGGATTCAACAAAAGTTGGAACTCAGGACATCTTTACTTGGGGAGATGCTATAAAATTTTGTTCGACAAGTATGTGCAATAAACCCTTCTCTCTTTTCAGATACAAAGAGTCAATAACCAAGAGCACAAGAGGGTGGAAGGAGAGATTGTTCGCTCGCAACAGTTCAACACCTGAACCCCCAACTGAAGTTCGTCGAGAGGTTGACCCAAATATGACTCCCCCTCAAGGAATTGCTACTGTATCTCGCATGATGGATCATCTTGAAATAGCAGAAGATGGTAGAGCAGACACACCTACTGCATCAAGTAATTCAGGAGATAGCAGAACTCCAGATGCTACCGATCAACAGACCATAGTGATGGGTGGCAGGCCTTCACTCAACGAGGATGACTCACGAGCTCCATGCCCTGCTGGTCCTGCATCAAACTAAGTGTCGATTCAGCAATTTCATTGAGTGCATAGGCTTCCTTTTCTTGGTGAGTCATTCTCTAAAGTAAGGGTTCATTTGATACTATGTTGTTTCAAGATCAAAATCTATCCACAGCATTACGAGTCTCCAAGTCTTGGTAATTCCAACTATAGTATTATCATTTTTCTGCCTGTTGTTGATGCTGTGCTAATCTATCTTTTCCAGGTGAACCACATCTTTCTGAAGTTGATGCTCTTTTGACAATGCTGTCTCTCGTCAGGCTTATGTCTCCTTAAATACTCATTAACCTTATTGTACGAGAAGTCAGAATTTGCTgcaataaaaggaaaataatccTCTATCGGACTTTGGAACCCATGTATAAACGACACATTAGTTGTAAATTTTGATCTGTAACTCCTAACTATTTATGGATGTATGTTGAACTTGTGCATGACCCCTACgatattaatcaaaatgaaaatatcaaaatgaaaaCAGGCAGTCGAACTCAAACCGGCCAATTGATGTGCTGCGGCATGTTGCATTGATTTCTTGCGGATGCTCCTCTGATTTTATGCATTCTCTGCACTGCACAGACTGCATGTGCAGTGCAAATGACACTAAAATCAGGTACACTCCGAACAACTTGTCAACACATACACTAAGTGAGTGCTTGATTGGTTAAGATTATTATCTGGTGAAGtttgctttattttctgcTATATTACCCTACGCATCAAGATGAAGGCATGCAATTTACATCAAGATGATTagctcattataataattgtttgataaaaaaatatggtaccATGAGATGTAATATCAGAAGGGTGTAAATTTATTCATCATCTCAACGAATTCCTGCACAAAGAGATgtcaataatgaaaaatacattGAAGATATGAAATTAACCTCATTTCATATTACGAATATGGAAATTATAGCccataactattaaaaattgGTGTAGTAAGTAAACGTGTTCTTTCAACAAATATCGTattataaagttgaaaaaacgatatatgtaactttaaaatatcaaattgtgCAATTATGCATGATAATGAGAGTTAGGGACGACATAATTAACCTGTGGAATGTTCATTCAAAATTGTCATTTATATTCtctttatttatgtatgttaAAACATACTCTAAATTTCAAGAACTTACAAAAAGTAATTCAGATTATGTCGAGCCTATTCTTAACATATTGGAATAAAATAGTtagaattatgtataattaattggattatataTGTGGTAAATAATTGAGCatctattatttttgaaattatattttaatctatgctattttctatttatttgtttaattcaatTGAAACTCGGTCCGGTCCTCTGCACCTTGGACAAGGATGCGCCGATGCGGAATCTTCTGgggaattttttataaataaagtaaagtTTGGGGGTGAAAGTTGAAATTTCAGAACAGTTAAGGTTTAATAAACCACAAAAGCAAGAGATGATCTCATCACTGAACTGCAGAGCGACTGTTTATCTGTTCAGTTTTGCTTTCGGCTGTCAAATATGTCGgtggaagaagaggaaaacGCGGCCGAGCTCAAAATCCCAGATGGTAATCATATTTCTTGGCAGATTTATGTTAGATACTTACCGTGGTTTCGAGAGGgtttatgtttttcatttttagtttttgtgtgtgttttgatttaatttatgaacCCAAGTCTCAGTTTTGCTAAATGGGAATAATTTTGACTTCAGCTGATAAATTTCGTTACTGATTCTTAATCTATGCTGTGATCGTAATTGCACACtggtaattttgtttcttcaattttttcaagttcttgtttaataaaaattgccgaatttttgcaattacattgataaaagaattatcTGATTTTTCTCATGTCAATCCCACATGGATGGGTGGGCATAGTTTCTTCCTACATGTATTTGATGCGTCCTTTTAAGATTTTTATCTTTACAAATGAGTTCGTGATCACTCAAGAAGTAGAGTGATGTTGTCTTCCAATTATTTTGAGGCCTTGTATATACAGAAGAACTCCTTTCTCACCAACTGACCAGTTATAATTTAGAATCAAATATGAGATCAGGTTCTTTATGGACCTCATCTCTTGTGATGTATTCTGCACAGTAGTAAGCTTCCTCTTGTgtttatctaaattattgtattaacATAACTCTCTAAGTATTAGCAAACATCTAATGACTGCAAGTTTGTTATGACCTCTAAGTGGTTAGCACCGGTTTTTTTTCCCTATCAAATTTGGCTCTTATCTTCGTATGCCAGCTTACAAGTGTGTGAAAATTGTTTGCTCAGAATTTTTGAAGGCCAAGTGTCTAATGAACTGTGAAGTTGCTCTTATTCTTGAACATAAGTATGAGCAGCTTCAACAGATGGCGGATGACCCAATGAATCAAATGTCACAGTAAGTAAATTTTCGCATTTTGGAATCTCAGTTTCAGATTAAATCAAGTGCAGTTTTCGATTGACAAGAGGATCTAGAACcttgattttgaaaatccCGGAAACAGTTGTTTGACAGGATTTGGtatctatttttgaaataaatctaTAACTTGAAAGCAGCTTCCCTttgtctttcattttttaaatgttatttttagcATACTTTTGCATGTTCTTGATCATAGCTTGGCTTTTTTCAGCAAAAAGATATGAAACTTTTCTTCCTTAGGTGTTGAGTAAGATGGCCGATTGAAGAACAAATAACACATACTTGTCTGAATATGATTTGTAATCTTATCATATGCAACGACTGTCCATCAACTCTGGCTAGATTATGATTTATCTCTCTTCTTTTCCAgggtttttgaaaaatcactcCAATATGTGAAGCGCTTTAGCCGATATAAGAATCCGGATGCTGTCAGACAAGTTCGAGAGTATCCTTCTGTCATTTGTGCAAAGATAATGTTGGCTTTAAAGGTCATATACGTAATAAAAAGTTGGTTGACAAACTTTAAAAGGTATAGTTTTTTTGCGAGATTTACTGTATGAAGTATATGCATAGAACATTGCTTGTATTGCAAGCTCTCTGAACTCCATGAGATATTGTCACTTCTGCGCTCAAATAGCCCAAATTCCAGTATATGGTGGCTTATGATGTTTATGTGCTCTCTCAGTACtctcaagaaaataaactaaatcaTTTACATCCACAAACTATTTGCATTAATACCTATTGCATGAGGGCATTGAGTTGGCACCACAGCAGCTGAGGACTACTGCTTTTTCTGGTGTCATGGTTATCAGTATTTAGATTGCTGTTGTGAGAAGTTCTGTTCTTCTCACGTACTATTGTAGTAGATGTACATAAAACAAAGAACATTTACATCATTGTAGATTCTTGTAAAATGGAGTTACTAGCACTATTACACATTAGAGTAGATGATGTAGATCTCTGCTCTTTTTGCTGGTTTGTGGTTGTTTCTTGTCATTTGGTACAGAAGCTGTGTGTTAGCATGGTATGAATGTTGAAGAGCATTGTTTCATGCTTCTTGAGATGATGTTAATCTTAACCCAGTTTCAGAATTCTGAGTAGATATCAGCTGGCTGAATTTGAGGTGATTGTTTCCACTTTCCAGCTGAATTTTGTGCGTCTATCGGTGAGATTCTGGAAGAATCCTAATGATCTTATATGCATTGTGTGATGTGCAGCTCTGTGTACTTGGGAATCTTTGTCCAGAAACGGTGGAGGAAGCCATAGCCATGGTTCCGTCAATCAAGGTACTTTTGTCCTTCACTTCTATAAAAACATGAATCACTATGTGTGGTAAACTTGAACACAGTTTTGCAGTTGTATCTGgatgaaatcaaataatatgttTGGAACTTGGACTTTGCTGaaggaaaagagaaggaaaacaataataatgatcaaattaaaaaaaacaactattattgaagaagaaaaacatttCCTTAGTGTTTTCTTCAGTAAAATCAGATATCCAGTCATAGCGATAAGTTCGGATTTTATAATTCTAGGAACTAATATTGTTGTCCAGAATTACTCATAAAGAAACAGTGTAATCAGCAATGAGCTCCCAAAGTGAGCTCTACAAGCAATTATCATCATTCTGTTATCAACACCTTGCACTTGGTAGTAATTTTTGCGAACATGGCAACATGTTTGCAGTGACAACGAAGATGTGGTTCTAGATATGTTTTGGGAATATTCGATGTACACACATACTACCAGGAGAACTCTGTCTTTAGAAGCTTTTAGAAGTCAGCGTATAGCTGACTCTTTGAGGCCAATGGTAGTGTATTGCTCATCTCAGATTCatgttcttttccttttggaTCTTCTACTCTTCCTCTTTCGACAATTTATATCCAGAAATGAactattttcacttttcttgtGGCACATGCAAGTGGGCTTCTGTCAACTCCACATCCTGAGTTACCAGCATGTGACTTTGCCTATATTTGGATCGATATTAATTGCATCCTACTGATGAAACTTCTTCTGCAGACGAGAGGACGAGCTCATGATGACGAGGCAATTGAGAAAATGTTGAATGACCTCTCTCTGATCAAGAAATTTGAATAGTGTTGCTTTACTCTTGCACGTATAATGGAATTACTTATTTATGGCTAATATTAGTATTAGTGCATGAGTTTTTAGTTATCTCCTTGAACACCTATCTTAGTTTTTGGgtaagaaagtttgtttttctggGATAGGGGATGCTTACATAACCATTTCtgttttttggataattactcATGTATTCATTAAAACGTCAATATCATTTACACTAGTTACCCAATTCACACGCTCTCTTAGAACGTCAACATACTACACAAttacctatattttttaattgtcctggatgatttataattgtgcAAGGGGTggggtgatttgtgtaaatggtaaggggtgtaaatataattatgcttTCTTTTTGTCCTTCCTATTGAGTTTGTTTATCGTAAGAAGCAGTCATTTGGCAACAATAAGAAATTCTCTCCCCCCAAATGAAGACTTTTATCTACTACACAAtagattgaattattatacTCATCTTCTGATAATTATGAGATTACTAGATCTTATTGATACTTGTTATttaatgtacaaaaaaaaatgaataaaattatttattattcttatctAGAAAATAGTAAATCATAGTAATTAGTATCTtggttttgaaattatgagtTGGCTTCGGATtcttttaataacaaaatttgtaTCAgtattttcaatgaaaattttctcataaattttttttaattatttgcttAAAGATGAAGAACGAACAAATAAAAGTACAATTATGCTCACGAGCAACGCCCGTGCATTTTACTAGTGAAACAAACTCCAAGTAAGAATTCCTCATCCAATgggttattattattattatgattattgcGGAAAAGAAAGTTTCTTGTTgtgattattttaataattcccTCCAGCTCTATTCTGCAGCCACTCGTAGAATTTAACCTGTGAACCCATTGTATCCAACCTATATAGCTGGTGCCAGTGGTTAGCAATTTCAAGTCCAAAAGTCCCACCAACTACAGCTCCGAAAGCAAACGACAGTGCAGTACCTGCCAAATGAAACATGTTATCAGTGGATTCCCATTATGTTGGACCTTCTCAACCAAAGGAGCCTCGGGTCGGATTCTGTTTTTAAGCATTTTTTCCTGACAGCTATTCCTCCattgataataatttctcTAGAAAAGCTAATTGAAGCATCTATACGTGTATGTACTCCGagaaatatttctttcataGAGGAGGAAGAGCAAAGATGGAAGAGTGTGTGCATGTCCGAACCACTACATGCACTTAAGCGTATGTGAacatataagtaaaaaagaaacaactaATCCCATCCAGATTTCAAAACAGTATAAACCTTCATTCATAAAGGAAAAAGATAAACTGAAGACTCAGAATATCAGATTAGGAAGCAATGCTCACACTACGTAGTGGAAATGAGTGTTAACAGTCTTAAGTAGACACagaattataatatacaaGTTGAAATGGATGCTAGGGTTTCAGTGGCAAAGGAATCAAGGTGTTTCTTACCTTTatattctctttatttcttttgtcaaGGGACAAAAGTTCAATGAGAGAGTAGCTTTGAGCAGATGTTGTTTGGTCACATTCAGGAAAACACACTTCTATGTTCTATCTTTCATAAAGCAGTCTCAGAAGCATGAAATTTGGCAGCAGTAATGACATGCAAGTCCAGACATGCTTACAACCACACTATTGCATGAGCAGTAAGTAGAAGAGAAATGGTCTCAAAACCACAATGTACCATGAGGACTCTTTGACCACCTCCAAGCATATCCAGCTGTTGAAACTGCTCCAACTGCAGCACTTACAACACCAAATTTAGCTGCTTCCCTGGCAGTTTTAAGCTGAAAGAAAAGGCAAAcaggagaaaaatgaaatcaattaaaaaggTGATCAAGAGAAAACATTTACCAACCAACGATCCAAAAgtaaaaacttataatatatggaCCTCtactccttttcttttccaaataatGAATCCAGAAATACGAATTGCACTTGATCTTAACTTTTGCTTTTAGGTTTTTTCACCTTGAAATTTCAATGTTTAAAGGTTCCAAACAGCCTTGAAGCAGACATGTCATTGAATCAATGTTCAAAAGAGCGAACGATAAAGATAATGGTAATGGTGTCCAAACAAATTTAGACATTTTTTCACAAAACGACCAAAAACCCAGTTCAAGATTCCACAGAGGCATGCTTATCAAACATTAAAATGCAAAACAAGATGGTGATAGATcctattcaaaaaaatttgcacATTTACGAATAGTCAAAAAACGCAATTACTTCCTTATAACAGGGATCAAATAATCTGGAGATGATGGACCGAAGAACTTCATAAGGAGTAGGACGGCCTCTTTATTCCATTATAATGACCAAAAAAATCACTTGGAACACttcaacaattacaaaaagaaagcTTCCTATTTCTTATTTGTACGTCAAGCAATTGATTATTCCTGGTTAACTATAATGAAGCAAAAACCAATGTCATGGGAAATcacaaattacacaaattgaCACAATTAGTATAAAACTGGACCCAGAAAACTTTTCCAGTAAATTAACATATATCAATCTTAAGCAGCTCAGAAcaccaaaaatttaacaaagCAAAAACACAAGCTTCATTCAGGAACAAAGTTAGAGACATGACGAAAAAGACAAAGACTACATTAAAAAATCCACAAACTTCCACAGGTCTAAATGCGGAGTGAGGCGTTTATCCATTTCAATAAATCCACCAGCATCCAGTTACTTCTTTAGTTCCCACAAAACAAATCTCAAACACCGAGCAAAGAAGATGAAAGAACAAAACAGAGATGTACTAAACATAAGCTACATAGAAATATTATCGAACATGTGACACGCAAGTAGGACAACCAATTAATGAACAGAGAACGACACTGATTGACGGGGTTGAGATATATCGAAGATACCACGGGGCCATGGACGGGGTCAGATGCAATAAACTCTTCCACAACAGAGCTGTCCCAATGCGGCAATGGCTTCTCAGGGTGAAGAAATCTTGAATAA includes the following:
- the LOC105170992 gene encoding E3 ubiquitin-protein ligase RHF2A, whose translation is MEEEKVAQEGKVCENHLTSAAAFVEGGIQEACDDACSICLEAFCDSDPSTLTTCKHEFHLQCILEWCQRSSQCPMCWQPISLKDPSGQELLEAVEHERNVRMNPPRNTTIFHHPTLGDFELQHLPVSASESELEERIIQHLAAAAAMGRARQLARREGQRSRSSAQGRPHFLVFSTHPNGTSTTSSASSVAQRDGTGPPPAVMIAAPNSPFITVGEDSAQFITRPSSAQADQLTTTASGSSPGTYQQGTSSSNRRSPAQTSPSSQDRAGPSDLQSFSESLKSRLSALSTRYKESITKSTRGWKERLFARNSSTPEPPTEVRREVDPNMTPPQGIATVSRMMDHLEIAEDGRADTPTASSNSGDSRTPDATDQQTIVMGGRPSLNEDDSRAPCPAGPASN
- the LOC105170993 gene encoding DNA-directed RNA polymerase II subunit 4-like — translated: MSVEEEENAAELKIPDEFLKAKCLMNCEVALILEHKYEQLQQMADDPMNQMSQVFEKSLQYVKRFSRYKNPDAVRQVREILSRYQLAEFELCVLGNLCPETVEEAIAMVPSIKTRGRAHDDEAIEKMLNDLSLIKKFE
- the LOC105170994 gene encoding succinate dehydrogenase subunit 6, mitochondrial, coding for MTETKETKSFLRQYWEEYKEFWAERFSFLDNYSRFLHPEKPLPHWDSSVVEEFIASDPVHGPVLKTAREAAKFGVVSAAVGAVSTAGYAWRWSKSPHGTALSFAFGAVVGGTFGLEIANHWHQLYRLDTMGSQVKFYEWLQNRAGGNY